Sequence from the Gemmatimonadaceae bacterium genome:
ACAGTTCGGTGTGTCGCGCGCCGACCAGGACCTTTTCGCGTGCGATTCGCAGCGGAAGGCCAGCGCCGCGCGCGCTGAGGGACGGTTCGAGCGCGAGATTGCGCCCGTCACGATTCCGGCGGACAAGCGCGGGAAGGAGCCGACTGTTTTTGCCGCGGACGAGTTCATCCGACCCGATACGACTCTCGAGATACTCGCCAAGCTGAAGCCGGCGTTCCGCACGGACGGCAAAGGCACGGTGACTGCGGGCAATTCTTCAGGCATCAACGACGGAGCCGCGGCGCTCCTCATCGCGTCCGAAGCAGGCGTCGCCCGGCTCGGCCTCGATCCGATGGTGCGCATCGTTTCGTCCGCCGCCGCTGGAGTCGAGCCGCGCATCATGGGGATGGGGCCGGTCCCCGCCTCGCGCATGGCCCTGGCGAAGGCGGGGCTCGAGCTCGAGCAGATGGATGTCATCGAGCTCAACGAGGCCTTCGCCGCACAGTCCCTGGCGTGCATGCGTGAGCTCGGGCTCGACGACGACGATCCGCGCGTCAATCCGAACGGTGGTGCCATCGCGCTCGGTCATCCTCTCGGTATGTCGGGAGCGCGGCTGCTCCTGACCGCCGCTCATCAGCTCCGGCAGACGGGTGGCAGGTATGCGCTGTGCACGATGTGCATCGGCGTCGGCCAGGGAATGGCGACGATCATCGAGCGGGTCTGAAGCGTGATCCGGAAGGAACCGGCGCCGCACAACATCTATGAGTTCGACGGATTCCGACCGGTGATCCACGAGTCCGCGTTCATTCACCCAAACGCGACCGTGACCGGCAACGTCATCATC
This genomic interval carries:
- the pcaF gene encoding 3-oxoadipyl-CoA thiolase; translation: MTNAFIVDGIRTPVGSFSGSLSTVRADDLAAHVIARLMERNASVDPATIADVVMGCANQAGEDNRNVARMALLLAGLPASVPGETVNRLCASGMSAVVNAARAASLGDGDFYVAGGVEHMTRAPYVLSKSAQPFARNAELFDTSIGWRFVNPKMRDRYGIDSMGQTAENVAEQFGVSRADQDLFACDSQRKASAARAEGRFEREIAPVTIPADKRGKEPTVFAADEFIRPDTTLEILAKLKPAFRTDGKGTVTAGNSSGINDGAAALLIASEAGVARLGLDPMVRIVSSAAAGVEPRIMGMGPVPASRMALAKAGLELEQMDVIELNEAFAAQSLACMRELGLDDDDPRVNPNGGAIALGHPLGMSGARLLLTAAHQLRQTGGRYALCTMCIGVGQGMATIIERV